Proteins encoded together in one Yersinia mollaretii ATCC 43969 window:
- the kduD gene encoding 2-dehydro-3-deoxy-D-gluconate 5-dehydrogenase KduD, whose amino-acid sequence MILDSFELKGKIALVTGCDTGLGQGMAIGLAEAGCDIVGINIVEPKETIEKVTALGRRFLSLTADLSKIDGIPALLERAVAEFGQIDILVNNAGIIRREDAINFSEKDWDDVMNVNIKTVFFMSQAVAKQFIKQGHGGKIINVASMLSYQGGIRVPSYTASKSAVMGVTRLLANEWAKHGINVNAVAPGYMATNNTQQLRKDEERSKEILDRIPAGRWGLPDDLKGPVVFLASKASDYISGYTIAVDGGWLAR is encoded by the coding sequence ATGATTTTAGATTCCTTTGAATTGAAAGGTAAAATTGCACTGGTTACTGGCTGTGACACCGGTTTGGGCCAAGGCATGGCGATTGGTTTAGCTGAAGCAGGCTGCGATATCGTGGGTATCAACATTGTTGAACCCAAAGAGACAATTGAAAAAGTGACTGCATTGGGTCGCCGCTTCTTGAGCCTGACAGCTGACTTGAGCAAGATTGATGGCATCCCCGCTCTGTTAGAGCGTGCTGTCGCTGAATTTGGTCAAATCGATATTCTGGTCAATAACGCCGGTATCATCCGTCGCGAAGATGCGATCAACTTCAGCGAAAAAGATTGGGATGATGTGATGAACGTTAACATCAAAACCGTGTTCTTTATGTCTCAAGCGGTTGCCAAGCAATTCATCAAACAAGGTCATGGCGGCAAAATCATTAACGTTGCCTCAATGCTCTCTTATCAAGGTGGCATCCGTGTGCCATCTTACACCGCGTCAAAAAGCGCCGTGATGGGTGTCACCCGCCTGTTAGCCAATGAGTGGGCAAAACACGGCATCAATGTGAATGCTGTTGCCCCCGGTTATATGGCGACCAACAACACCCAACAGTTGCGTAAAGATGAAGAGCGCAGCAAAGAGATCCTTGACCGTATCCCGGCTGGCCGTTGGGGCTTACCTGACGATCTGAAAGGCCCAGTGGTCTTCTTGGCATCCAAAGCATCCGACTATATCAGCGGTTACACCATCGCTGTTGATGGCGGTTGGT